Part of the Bacillus rossius redtenbacheri isolate Brsri chromosome 9 unlocalized genomic scaffold, Brsri_v3 Brsri_v3_scf9_2, whole genome shotgun sequence genome is shown below.
atttcattatgttcatgaaatataattgatattactaataatgaactgtatgtgttttgcgtagagatatcgtacgaactgtatgtggtacagaccaacattagctaagactctgtaaataagtaatttcagttaatgtgtagagaatattaaaagttagaaataatgatatatataaaacaatgcagagttatcagcataaaaatagaagttgtttttacgtagcgcctactggaatgtatattttgtgttgaattatgtggtatgattagtattctcttattgtaagtgtgttttgttaaaatcttataaaacatcacttactgttgaaggattttcatttttttttgtgatgatcttacttaaacaagttttaattatattacacatgcatattttaaaagcattttaatgtatacttatagaattgtaataggctttatacggactctcacgatgcatgtgagcatctataattaatagagaccggaaaaattcgcggattcattcggcgataggctagaagtcaaatacatataccttttagatgattttgctattggcttactgttcatctggacgaatctcaaccaattataaaacaccaaccaaagaaggatcgaatcacagacaaacaagctgagacgactaacaagtcagcagcaaatgaactgccgttatttgcccgagtgtacaggggaatgtgcagtctatcctgaaggccgtcgaaaccgcgaatttttccggtccctaatctacatcaatattatggctgtttcacaagatcaaatatttattgaattcaatctgttgcattcattgtacatgattttcgatatgtacattgaattcaatacaaattgaagatgttactcaactaagcttattcttattaacttataagtattttgtttgttcagtacataaaagtaaaagattcgttattatttaaataatgagcatctttaagcaataacgttttcaaaatatttacataaacataatggaatatattttttaaatactttatatctacgatcacatcaacggcagtattatgtaatgaatgaggtaatgaaatatcttgaaaggatattttcttctctgtaaagtaaatttgtaatgcagccctcttaatgttagtcttgtgagttatttcgtcttctaatatgctacagcaatgtataaaattaagttttgttagtgttttagtcttgtgtaatgttaaagtgtaatgtgataaattcaataatttttttgtaagttcgtattcataaaggtaggctacatatcgtattaagataaatagtataatatttgtaaatttaaattctttgaaacaacgtcgataagaggttcacctacctctgttaaactgtatgatggtgcattgtaaaaaattaggtagtctgacttaagtgagattgtatttagattgtgtgtgatgcatatgcaatatctaagcatatgcatttatgttattatccttttaaaacgttacatgatgaatttcgtatactttttaatgtcaactaacattatttatcacggactattacatccatataaagaataattaccacatgtttgaagattaattgtattccgatacgtttaaagtattaaaatttttagattcgactcataccatagttgtataagtgaggtttcttgattctgaatccctgcatccgcaatttcctagtgagccgccggtcagattgtcatcctctcagattgtcgaggaaccagatacatttttcgtcgagtaaactcgagctgtcaaccttcccactaatcctgtgataagggtatagtagctttatcacgcgctgcggctacagttccttcggttgaaaaagccactaaatctcactgttaaaagagagaacttctagagcagaatattggaaataaaattttactgacacggcctcttaacttcctaacttttcttggcttttgggctgcagtgctacctgaagtagatgacgcacagatttacctgcagcaactaggactaagtgtggataagtgtgcttagaaactctgcgctttgaaaaccctcttagtggaaagtagagaccgtttcgtgcaagaagcaattgactttgctaagactctctgagaaaaactcggaatcgaactcaaaacgagaagaattcgcaagaaaaaacgcatgcatggcgatgaatcttctgaagatgcagctttgtctcacgaacaggaaatccgtcgagagattatcgcatcattcgacaagatcattcaagaaatgacgactcgattccagaaaattcaagaaatatcggacaagttcggatttttgatgccagcgaaacctttggacagcaagttcgagtgtgatctttcccatgtattagaagacatcgacaaggacgagtttcagatggagcggaagcgtcttcagcagtttgttgttgttgcctgttctgaatcagaggaagatataagtggtaaaggaccactggagctcctccagttcatttaataactgaatctcggaattttggttccaaatatagtcatcttgattcgtatatatttgactttggcgattagtgttgcaagttgtaaGAGAAGTTTTTcaaagttgaagctaataaaaaattacctcagatctactatgagctccgctagactatcaaacttggctatattgtcgattgaacaagaattggctgtcaatattgattttgacaaagttatttctgacttcgctgctcataaggcccgtagaatccgcttgtaaaaccgctcatcctattttaacttcaataaaaggtacctcattgcatatgaaatttaattttaactaagcacctatagaatgggggcggcaaaattggtctcccgccccaggcgccgagatggcacgctacgccactgactgaCTGTTATGTGAGGTGGCTTCTTCGTGGGATTTCTGGTTGTCCGCGACGCATTGCGGTAGCTGGGAATCGAACGTGCGTGTCGTGACCATTCAACCACCGCAGTCCCGTGGCCTGTGTCcacatttgtggtttttgtgaTTTCTCCGGGAAGATGGACTATCTGAAGCTGATATAAACCTGCCACTAAAATTTCACTGATTATATAAACTCatgcatataaaaatttaaaaatatttatgagcgAGTTTTTTCAATACCCGCCAGTGTAACATCTGATCACGATatcgagcaaattcacgtgttctcaagttgcaaatacacttgtgatacgaaattcggacacgaaattcaaagtataattctttaaaataatgctgagcatgatAAATAGTTATAGGTACGCAAATTGTGTTACCAACTTCATTTCTGGACgccaatcacacgtagtttccgcacccgccgctagaattcgctgccggagcaggtacgtcaaatattgaatcatttgtttatgcagaccgaaattttaaacttcataatgaaacggctccggtaaaagcgaaaaagacttgcaaaaaaaatattatataccgGCTTTGTAcgtgatttttgacaaggaatatttcccatctagttaaaatttattaaacaattaacactataaagtttccctttgtctttgtgaactataataaataaatgaaagggGGATGGTTGGGTGGTTAGTAATGAAAATCGCCAGGcgaacaattattattttatttttttaaaataatttaaagtggtTAGAACTCTCGCCTCAAGGCGACCGTTGTAGTGAGacggtgggttttctcggggtactcccgtttcctctGTCATTAATTCCATCAATGCTCCAGTCTCATTTGATCAAAACCTCATGTCTCTATGTCGACGAGGTAGAAGCACctagttaaataatttattcataatctttgtgtcagtgaggcgggatgatagggcgacgctcgctggtgcttctagcgcggtatcgcccctaagcacaaggctgtgaactggcgcgcagtcttctcgtcgtgcacggggcAAATGTGAGATTTGAATGGTGACCACAACGTTATGAGgctgagaaatgaatataaaagtgtaatgcaagttccttgagtgtTTTCAGGAATctctaccgggtgtttcatgcattaaaaatataggggagaccggggctggttgtaacagtttcgctattttattttttatctgatcATGGATAATATAAACGGCACTTCTGACTGAGCTAACTTATTCAGTAGTtattctacttttacaaaacaatttttacataaattttcctcTAGCATATTTTTCTGTACAAATCTAAAACCTCGGAGGTGTAaagtgttacaacctgccccgaggcggggctggttgtaacacacattggggtaggttgtaacaacattactacaaggtaaaatataatttttactgggattacttataacaaattactacttatacaatatatttcaacaaaaattattattttttcacttgtttaacttcagtttgtcaaatattaaatgaacagtGGTCCTCACTCAGAGATTTCATCTGATTGGCAATTATGACTAAtatacattttagatttttttgcacaagaaaaatgCGACCATAACTGGCAGTTTAGACAACGAACCCACTCCTCTCCTGGTTTGCTTGTAGAGAATGATTCCAAACACACTAAACAAAAGCACTCGCTTTCTTCCTCTGATGAGCTGCACTCTGCTGATCTTCGTTTTAGAGAACGTTTGGGCGTGGATTTTGCAGGCATGCGCGTTTGTGATACATTCCCTTTTATCTTAATCAAGCCTGGTGTTCCTCGTTTCGCAAATTCTTCTTCAATGGCTTTCTTCTCTGGAGTATCcgtcaaaatggcacttttcctggtctttcttcctcctttccttttccttggagcgaCTTTAGGAAGAGGTAGAACCACTTCTGGAGAAAACTTCTCTGGTGTGTGGGAACAGTTAGAAAATGATTGAACTGGTGTTCCTTGTGAATCCCTGGACACATCTTGTGAACAACTTGGTGCTAAGTCTGGATCAGGCCTGTCTGTCACAAACGAAGGAGCGAAATCGGCATCCTGAAATATTTCCCTATTATAAGGATGTATTCCACATTTCTCAAATCCTTGTTGGATATTTCTTGGCGTTGTGGCAGTGGGAAAAGCTATCTTTAAGATTGAGGGAATATCATAGATTGACATAGGCTTAACTGTGCTCTCTGGTGTTTTGTTGTTCCTCAACCATGCATCCATTGCCGTATTGATCTGTTTTTTGAGTGGGGCAAAAGCACTTCGATCAAGTGGCTGAAGGCGATGAGTGCAGTGAGGTGGGAACGATAGCATTACAATGCCATTTTCTTTGGCAAAATCTAAACAGTCAGGAGCTAAATGCGACTGATGATTGTCTAGAAGGAGGAGGATAGGTTTCTCTGGGCTCGaacgaatacaagaaacaaaatgcttaagaaaaaGCAAGAACTCTACCTCCGTAGTCCAGccagacttatttgcagcacCTATACATCCAGTTGGACCATCTCTGATGAAGTGATCATAATACCTTACCCTAGGAAAAATAAACATAGGAGGGATAGCATTTCCAGCAGCATTTACTGCTACAGTTAGAGTAACTAACTGCCCTCGTTCAGATGATGTCATTGCTCCAATTTGTTTTACCCCCTTTCTTGCTACGATTTTTGAAGGATTCTGGACAGTAGTGACCCCGGTCTCATCTACATTCCAAATGTCATTAGCTGTGAAAGAATGGCGATCATAAACTTCAGAGAGTTtgtcaaaaaattttgaaacgttGGCACGATTAAAACTAGAAGCCCTTCCCAAACTAGTTGCCTCTGGAGTCCGAATGGAAAGGTCTGGGTGGCGCTTTAAAAAGGAAGAGAGCCAATCTGCACCTGCTAGTTCTTTGTCACTCCATGTGTTTGGCATGGGAACATTATACTTCTTCCCACATAAGAATGCAAGATGACGTACATCACGTGGAGTGAGtccaaaatatatgtcagaacaTGTTTTTATGTAGGAAACAAGAGCGATCTCTTGCAAAGGTGTAAATACCTGTCTGTTCCCATAATAACCAGCCAAAGGTTTCCACTCCTCTCGAAAATTAATATCGACTGCATTTAAACCTGAAACAATAGAAAAACCATACAGGCCTatgttaattttgctcctgttttcacataagaaaatctaaactacgcaaaaccatatttttgtactaatacaataaaaaacgttTACAACCCATTGTTGAGAcgtatttatgttagaaatcaagcagatgtaattaagaaaattcattaatgaatgcaacttacgtttgtttttcttttttatgtacctcCCAAGTGTCACATGGCAGATGTTGTACGTTTTCGCAGCATGCCTAACAGATCTTCCTTCTCTTACAACTTCAGCTGCTTTCTCCAACATGTCAATAGAATATTTTCCTTTGTCGGTTTTTCTTTTGTAGTTACGcatctgaaattaaaatttgactggaagttattaattacatctacaagataaaaccgtttaaaatgtattttttttctttcataaaagacTTAAAAGGAACAATAAATTAGGAAAACGTGGTCacggggtaggttgtaacagtacgtggggcaggttgtaacagattaatttcgctgttacaacctaccccatgtgacatcattatagaaaacatttaattttaccataTAGTTTGTATTTGTTTCCAATGCCAACAAAACATATCAGAACCTAAAGCTTAGGAGATTATTTTGCCCCGAAGACATTTTCTAAACTCCCTATACATTACGTACAATACGAATGTCagtcaaacaaacaatatttacttacctcgtccaaaaacaaatttttccttCTTGTCGCCAGTGAAATCGTCCGACTGCCACAGTGTTACCACTCGCACTGAAGGCATCATAATGTGCCTTGATGGCTGAAACGATGATACGCTCTTGTGGCTGGTCGTGGAACTATTCgccctgttacaacctgcccctgttacaaccagccccggtctcccctactgaaaacacgtgtttttttttttgttttttttagctattttaaatatgttaaacatacggtttaaaaacaatttacgGAAATATAAGTACTCATCCACACTCAGCGTATTCTCAAATGCTTTTCTTTGACAGACACTACTCTGATATCTTGAACAGATTTCAAATGGcgtgttttttctgaagctcagTAGTCTATGTGTTCCAGGTAGACGGTACCTTTAATATTTCCGAAACAAATTATGTGTTGCGACCACTTGTAATTTTACGTGTATATAAGTTTAAACATGACGTCACCAACAGAAAGCTGTGTTGACAAGGACTAAAAAAACTGGTCTGAGTGCGTTTTTCGGTAAAGCGTAGAAGTTGTTTGgtgagatattttaattttcgccTTTATAGAAAAAAGTTGATGACTGTGTTAACACACTGAATAAAAATCTGTTTTAATAATACGTCTTGGCAGTCTGGCTTAATAGCGTCCCGCCATCAGACAACAGATACAGGAATGTTGAAAACCGTGTACAAAACTTGATACCTTGTGATTCTATCTACCCGTTTGGCTTTcagtataccaattttcatgcaaataatgCAGCTTTTATGTAATTTTGAAAACCACTTTTGATTAAGAAACTTAATAGCCTTGACGTAAATATTTCTTCTGCTCGCGTCttaatttttttggacttcaTTTTTATTCAAATCATACACACTTAAACAGGAAACaaactaaataaaacataatttactcttaaaataaaaaaaaatctagagaTCATGCAGCGGTAAATTGATCACTTCTTTCTCTCTAATAAACAGCAAGTTCAAACacgttttttaaaagttttttttatactttgagCCACGgttatttcacggattcatttggtAGTAAGTAAATTAGTCTTGAAGTATTTCTAAAGTTACTTCGCGTTAATGATTGTACTAAAATGCTTTAGACATGACGATCCTGAGCagacccgcctcgtcaggggtgtatgtgtgttagtgaggcgggatattaagcgcgacgctcgctggtgcttctagcgcggtgtctaggCTGTGggctggcgcgcggtcttctcgtcacCACATGATaactgaaatttgagcggtgaccgtaatattatattgcggagaaatgaagatataggTGTAATGTAAgaccctttaagtgctttcaagaatctgtaccggttgttttacgcaaaaaatcactctgaaaacatgcgttttagccattttaaagcttctaaaaatacagttttattacttaatccaaaatcaaaagtacttttcggccctcgatGAACACTTAAATGCTGCTCCGTAAGCAGAACCCACTCGGATAtcgtgagtagttttgaaatcgcattCTTTTTCcttaagctctgcgcaccgtgtgtgcatAGGACGTGACCTTGTTATCTACAATGAAGATTCTAAAAAGTTTTGATTATACTACATTGGCAAGTCTAGTCTAGTCTGGAGGAAAatgaatttccaaaattaatcTTGGGTCTATCTATTATTTCAATGGGGCCGCTCTTCGAAACATGTGTCCGTTCAACAAAAGTGCATAGGCTAGGTTGCTACCGGAAAAACCTATAAAGAATTGATAgctaaaaaaaaggaagaaagcGTTGGGgtatggaaggggggggggaacaaacCAAAATTAAAACTCTAAAGGGCCCGAATTGTTTTGTTATGGTCCTTGCAGCACCAACTAGCTTTACTGGTACTTCGTTAGCGTGGAAGTAATAAttcatacaaattattatttagacATAAAATATAGTGATTATTGGTTATTAATATGTACACCAAGTTAAAGTTACATTAAATCTTCTTTGTAACCTATTTTTTTCTCGTTTTATGTTCAAAGGCAAGCATAAACAATTTAGTCAAATCATTAACCGTTTCTATCATGGCTAAATTAACGTTTACTAAATCTTTAAGGGCGCCCCGCCTACCTGTGCACATACGGCGTGAAGAGCATAAGAAAAAAGCACGTAGTTTGAAAATGTTCAAGATATTAGAGTGGTGTATGTTTatgaaaagaatttaagaatacgTCGAGGGCAGGCGaatgagtatttctgtttccaGATTtctttttcaaactgtatttttagaagagttaaaatggttaaaacacgtgttttcataataatatttaggcatgaaacacccggtacagcgTCTTGAAAGCagccaagggacttgcattacacctttatcttcatttctcccgcATATAATATTAtagttaccactcaaatctcatagttgccctatgcacgaagagaagtctgcgcgccagttcagagacttgctgTTAGAGGTgatacagcgctagaagcaccagcgagcgtagcacttatcatcccgcctaccTAACGCAAACACACCCCTGAGTAGAAGGACGTCAGCAAAAAGTTCATTTTAGTTAAATTATATAACCTTTTGAACTTAAGTGGGCAGTTTGTGGGTATGATTGAAATCCTTTGTAGACTATGAAAACTGTTTTTTACTGGAAGATTGcttggttttaaatttttgatcAGTCAAGCGgtgtttattaatattaacaataagttaaaattatattaaagctTCTCTGTAACCTACTTTttctttttaacacgcttttattagcttcatacgtatgtatgttagtatgtaacggaatctttgaacatgattttgacccccttcaaaacgtcggattaactcgaaatttggcatacttatcaatgaccgatgacaattcaatattttaaacagttagacccgttatccttactaggataatcaggattagcgattttttgttttcctaaaactggtacctagtgtctttgcgccaagaccaagaagggaaactaccaggcgcgccgatcacctatACTCGGATCTGTCACCTACTTTGAATAAGATGACATTTTCGGAGAGGAACCTGAGAACCGGttatctcatccaagggaggcagcaggcgcccaaattgctcatttctcggataagttacttacttagaataaacatcaattactagagacctgcaaaattcgcggattcattcggtgataggctacaattcaaacacatatacctcttagataattttgctattggcttactgttcacctggatgaatctcaaccagttataaaccctcaaccaaagaaggatcgaatcacagacaaaccagctgagacgacttacaagtcggcagccaatgaacttgcgttatttgcccgagtgtacaggggtatgtgcagtctatcctgaaggccatcgaaaccgcgaattttgcaggtctctatcaattactttccaattttattgaaaatcattgattttcatagcaggatattgaaaatattgtgtactatagttcttcaacacgctatatctaaatatatataactcaaaggtgactgactgactgactgacatagtgatctatcaaggcacagcccaaaccactggacggatcgggatgaaattggGCATGCAGGTatatgttatgacgtaggcatccgctaagaaaggattttgattaattctacccccaaggggataaaataccactcactgactcactcatcacgagatctctaaaactatagcttgaaatttagcatagttactcattttgtgatgtagacgctcactaagaaacGGATTCTACGGAAATCCAATCCCAATGGGAGTTTCGGGgacgtaatatatcaaaatttccagtttttggtaggaaatcaccatggcaacggctgttgctttgtttatgcttcattcgtctctatggcaacgactatttcattgttagtgcagtcctcatcaccgttgaaattttgtcgggtactttaaatataaaaaattgcctttttttcaagtatatatattttacagacttgaaacttcacagtaatgtaccttatgttacgcaggatgacattttccgaaaattagatcctatgggtggttaaaaccaggcaacagtgggtactttgtctgcatgacaacaggattttgcattgttcatgccttctgcgtctccatggcaacgggcatcgcgcggcagtggcgtacccacaaggaggggcatgtataatgagcggcgcaagagtgatctgcctgtagactgccgtagcgaagtacgggtacatcagttgtacgatgcgtgcacgagtcgggaaaccatcggtgctattcattttctctccggtacattataaagcattgtaataaattttcactgaatttttttttatttaccattactgtaaatgggagaagtggcttaatttttttccattagtatagccgtgcgaagccgggtcgggcagctagtcgaatatatattataaaagcagccaatatctactcaaactcactttaatagtaaattgatgtaataaagaaaacccaattaaaaaatgaaaattaataatattagtttaaaaaaactaaaaaaaaacacacttttatagaaaatgcaactaaaaataaattttaataaatttgaactaagaatagtgtaaataagaaaaaaaaaatatttaaaaaaaaagcgtggggtacaTGGTgtcaattgttataaaaattttattgacagatatgagtaggactaacattttgataatatcttgaaaaacaccccatgctttttttacaataaaatactttttttttattatttacactattcttaattcaaatgtattaaatttcaaattctATAGTTAGTTGGATTTACTATAAAAAgcttgttttttagttttttaaactattatttatttttatgtatgttcacCGATTTCACCGTCAATTGTGGAtcgattttcaaaataattttttgaattgaaaacttctataggaatgtttggatagggagtaaattcatttaagtcgtcatcgacatggtcacgtgacgtgaatgtgtatgtatgtatgtgtatgtatgtgtgtgtgtatatatatatacacatacacacacacacactcagttCTGCGCGCACAGCCAGTACGCGTcgtcagtccctgtacatcagatatgtgaatcgaatgtgtatacagtgttcaaattgtgtttttgtgatcttaaattaaaacttgtaaattaaAAGTGTTTACATTTATCGGGTTTTGACATCTATCGGCACTCTGagcaataattatatttattttcatatggtTTATTTATCATCAAGACACATGGGCTACGCAAGCCCAGTATTATCCTtactatatattattattaatattataaatgcgaaagtaactctgtctgtctgtctgtttgttaccttttcccggctgaacggccgaacggatcgtaatgaaatttggcaagaagatagattatatcctggggatggacataggctatcttttatctaaaaaaaaaaaaaaaaaattaaacgggttaaaaaaatatatcataattttatgtaacgtgtgtcatagatatacaaactgttagtgtcattcctctatgtctgccgagcaatagctttcaagccattacgttacgttttgctattgtaaggaactaagtagagagtaagaaaaaaataaatatcttgacagtttgtagtgtcgccatatttgtttcagttttcaataccgtttttgtatattacaatttaaattattttttttacagtacctacttatatcttatttgcaaggagtttggtttagtgtttataatttatctgctgagcgtcaagagtcttaagGCTattgagaccgaagaccagaaatatttatcaattatgtaatatattgttgaaaaatttgaattttactatttcaggtaggtcgatttttttttattaattataatagttacgtgtaattgccatcttcctttatttcatattaaacattatgtttggttgagtgtgagataattttatttatgtatgttttaatttaatttattttcttatatatatatattcttacctacctacttctattaaatttcaggtggatgttaacattgtcattccagttgaataaatttttttgacaaattagttgttatttatactttttgtttcattttggactatgtttttttttacttaattcaaagatttgtggtgtgtacagggagtgatatctctattaatttctatactcctttggataagcggaatatggccaccacagttttacatatcaacaagtcctacaaatgttttaaacattatgacaaataaaaaatagtttcacaaacatccttagttttttttggtgtgtatagtttgaagtttaatattatgtatgtacgtaaattcttaaacatagttatttattaatttatttagaaaattattcataggtaggtaataagttttcctttatatctctttcgatttggagtgtttccgagccattcggggtcctcagcatcaccccccccccccccccaaccaggtggttaaagccccaaaatttcgaaagtttaaaatttttaaaaaatctttctctttcgattttaagtgtttccgagccattcggggtcctcaaactaccctccccccacaaggagtcaaagacccaataataaaaaaaatttcccaaactttggtaaacctattctctttcgatttggagtgtttacgagccattcgggatcttcaacatcaccccccccccctcccttctcaggggtcaaagccccaaaatttagaaaatttcaaaaatcattctctttcgatttttagtgctTCCCTGCCATTCAgattcctcaaaataacc
Proteins encoded:
- the LOC134542878 gene encoding uncharacterized protein LOC134542878: MRNYKRKTDKGKYSIDMLEKAAEVVREGRSVRHAAKTYNICHVTLGRYIKKKNKRLNAVDINFREEWKPLAGYYGNRQVFTPLQEIALVSYIKTCSDIYFGLTPRDVRHLAFLCGKKYNVPMPNTWSDKELAGADWLSSFLKRHPDLSIRTPEATSLGRASSFNRANVSKFFDKLSEVYDRHSFTANDIWNVDETGVTTVQNPSKIVARKGVKQIGAMTSSERGQLVTLTVAVNAAGNAIPPMFIFPRVRYYDHFIRDGPTGCIGAANKSGWTTEVEFLLFLKHFVSCIRSSPEKPILLLLDNHQSHLAPDCLDFAKENGIVMLSFPPHCTHRLQPLDRSAFAPLKKQINTAMDAWLRNNKTPESTVKPMSIYDIPSILKIAFPTATTPRNIQQGFEKCGIHPYNREIFQDADFAPSFVTDRPDPDLAPSCSQDVSRDSQGTPVQSFSNCSHTPEKFSPEVVLPLPKVAPRKRKGGRKTRKSAILTDTPEKKAIEEEFAKRGTPGLIKIKGNVSQTRMPAKSTPKRSLKRRSAECSSSEEESECFCLVCLESFSTSKPGEEWVRCLNCQLWSHFSCAKKSKMYISHNCQSDEISE